DNA sequence from the Grus americana isolate bGruAme1 chromosome Z, bGruAme1.mat, whole genome shotgun sequence genome:
GTTGTAGGGATGGAGTGTGGGAGGATGACTAGGAAGACACAgactatgaaataaaatttctccAAAGCCTCCAAGCCCAGAGGTCCCTCTAGCACTTCCAGTTCTTGCTCCTGTGGATTGCAGATCCTTCTCGCTGCTCTTCCTACCTTCCTGGGTGCCggctctgcccagctccccACACCTGCGCTTCTCTTCCTAGCCTTCCTCTCTGGGCTCAGCTGAAGTCCCATGGGGCATGCAATGCAGGGATCAGGGGATCTGTGGGCTGCCAGGCCTTCTTCTGggtgctgtccctgctcacGCAGCCCAATACAGCCTGGTATTTGCCTTTTACGTGAGTATATCCCATTCAGTTCATCACACGCCAGCTGAACTATAACATGATATAACATGAACAGCCTTCCCACTTTGGCTTAAGCAATCTgcactttgctttttctaagATATAACTTCCTAAGAGCCACAGGGCAAGCTGCTGCTATAGGAAATGAGGTAGAACTGCTCGtgttgctgcttctcttcaatCGAGAAGATCATCTTCAGGGAGAAGATGGAAGGGATCCTTAGCATAACACATGCTCTCACACAGAGCTGAAGCTCCAGTGCCTGACTTTGGCTATGAGCTGGAAGCATGCAGGCAAAGACCACACTGGAGATATCCAATCTGCGTTTTATTCTTCAGCAGCCTATTGTATTCCCAGCTCTCTTCTCAGCTTTTTCCCATTGCTGGCACACATTTCTATCCCACGACAGCCCAACACTAGCCAGACTGCCCTCCAGAAAACTTGGCTAGACCTTGCATCTAGGCAGAGCATTGAGTGTTTGCTAATGCTCTTGCAAACCACAGCCTTGCAGAAGTCATGCCAATGCCTCCAGTGCTTGCATATCCTCCTCAGCCTAGCAgcttctcactcttctcttcctttggttttctcttGCCATGTCATAGAAAAAGCATAAGTAGCAGACACGAAAGAAACCTGACCTGCCAGCCCAGGCGTGCTGCCCAGGTCCATGCCAGTCTCCTGGCTGCCCACATTGTGATTCTACTTCTCACCCATCAAATCAGGAGCAAAAGAAATCTGTGATCAATCTGCTCTGGCTTGGGAAGCTTGCCAGTAGATGTGCCATAGACGCCCACCAAAGGAGTGTCCTGATTCTCCCCTGATACCATTCTCCTCCCCCCCACAGTGTCATTTGTGAGCTgtacctgcagcagcacccaggaggtactggaggcagctgctgggggaaaGCTCTTCAGCAACCTCCTTGGTTTGGCATTAGCCCTGCCAGGCTACAGTGTTTTGCAGCTGGATCTTAGCCCTGGGCTTACACCGCGCTCTGTGGCACAGGAACTAGGAAAGAATTACGGAGCAGCTCCGttactgaaatgcatttctcaTACATGTTTCAGTTTTGTGCATTAGTGAGTTCTTAGAAATGTTTTGGCCATGAAGTGGTTCTACGTGCTACCCAGAAGGCAGGCTTTCCAGCTGCCCAGCAGTGGAGGAAGCCAAGGAGAACATTGGCACAGAGGCCAAAGCTGCCCAGCAAAACGCCCCTGGGCTTAGTCAGGAAGACTCTGCAAACAGCAGCCTTTGACTGCCTGGACTGGTTCTGTCCTGAACAGCCTCAAAGCCGCTGCCAAAACCCAGCACCAGAGAGAAAAGGTGTGTTAACGCTGCAAGGGAGTGCTGGGGAGAGCCAGGACGTCAGGCTGAAACAACCACCGCTTCCCTGTCTCGTCCCCAGCAGCGCTCCCTTGTAAGCCCAGGCAGCTCAGCACTACTGCTCCAGAGAGcacaggggagggaaaagaaacagtccCATGGTTAAAGGCAGCGCTGACACTGCCACAAGCATCCTGTATCACATTAATAAGCTTTTCTGGCCACAGCATCAGCCTATGCAACCTGAACTCAGCTGCACTTGTGCCTGCCAGGGAGGGGTGGAGTGGGCAGCGTGGCTGTTCTCCAGTGCAGAGAGATCTGCCAGGGAGGCTCTGAGCCAGGGGGAGCttggcacaggctgcagaggggagGTCTCGCCCACAGCATACACGGGGAGATGAGGTTGGCGTGGGAGGAGAGCACTGTTACAGGTGGCAGTTGTAACACCGGGAGTACCAGCCCATGAGCCTCCAGCTTCTCCACTGAGACATTTCACACGACCCTGTGTCTACTCTCAGAGGTGTTAGCTGTTCTCCATTTGCAGTCCGTGGCTGAACTGACTGCAGgtaacagaaacaaagaaaatgctgatCTTCTCATCTTAGGAAGtaaagagaattattttaaaaggtagaaaATACCTAACAAGTAGCATGGTACTGTACGTTCTAAGCCCTCTACCCTCAGTGTAAAGTAGCATGTCGTCCAGCCTGGACTTGTAGTGATTCCAACCAGGATGAACAAGACGGTTCCAATGATTCTCTGACTTGAGCTCTGGGTAGGGACTGGGGAGCAGTGTGCCAGCACACTGATGCAAGAGCAGGAAACTCCCTCCGCAGAAAGATCTTGCCCCTTGTCTCAGCTCCTGTTCAAGTGCTGCTGCACTCAACAAAAAGGACACGCCAGTTTCATTCCTTACTTCCCAAGCCCAAGCCTAGCTTCCCTTGGCTCCCAGAGCAGTAGATACACAGGACCGAAACAGAGACAGAGGACTTGAAGAGAAAGAGGTAGGAAATCAGTACAGGTATCTGTGAAAGAGCACGTTGTTGGGAGATACCCAGTTTGTGACTATTAACAGTGCGAGGCAAGAAGTATTGACACACAGACTGTCGGGCACTGTGGATCCGTGCAAAGTGTGACTGTTCCCATCCTCTCCTGTCTGCTAGGGTGAGGCTGGTCCAGATACTGCAGTCTCAGCCACTGAGGTGAACTGAGCGCTGATGAACATTCATTTCTGCAGTAGTCCTGTCTAAAGGCACAAGGCCAACTGGgtgcagcaaaaataaaaaggaaaaaaaaaagcaaaaaggttGCTGTATGACTGCATATGTTGACCCAGTTAGGCAAGGACCAGCAGCACTGGAAGAAGATAGGGCTGAGACACTTTGACCTGCAAGAGAGTCAAGAAACACAACTCAGTGAAGGACACAAAAGCAATCTCATACAACACGCTTGCAGTTATCTGTGCAGACCCCACATGTTTTGTCTTTCTTCTGCCTAACTTCAGACACAAGGACCATCCCCTTGCACAAGGGTACATCTATATCCACCCCTGGGTACTTCAATATCCACATACAGGAATGAAGCAATTGAGTCAAACACTTCAGAGACAGGATTTTGTCTGCCATTTTCTCAGTGATCAAGAGGAAGACAAAACAAGCCCCAGCTAAAAAGCTTTGCTTCCGAATTCCTGGGACCAGAACCACGCAGGGAACTCAGCAACCGTGGTGCAGGGCTGCAAGCCCCGCAgtggctctgcagccagcagtaTGGTCTTCTGATCCCTCTCCACTCCCAGCTGACACAAATCCAGGCTTTTTCAAAGGTGTACAACAGCACCATTGCCGCTTCCTCCTGCCTTCAGCAACTGAACGTGACAGGGATATACACACTGGTTGCAAGGGGAGCTGTGCATCCACTACGTGCTTCACACAATTTAAGACATGGGGCATAGCCAGCTGTGTCAGAAGGCCCTTCCTGGCCCCCTCCATGTACCCCTATAACCACCCAGTGTGTTACAGCCTGTGTTTCCAGCTGCCGAGACCTTGTTTAAAGTCCTCGCAGACTCCTGCCTTGTCCTATGTTCTTAGCCTTGCCTTCAGCTCATTGCCTCTGCTATCCCCCAAGGCTCTCTGCCTAGTATCCACTTCTGATACATGCCTCTCTCCACAACATTAAGCCACTGCAGCTGATTACTGTAGCATACAGATACGCTTTCTGATAGTACTCGTCCTTCCAGCCCCAGGCCTCTAAGAAACTATGAGCTCCCTCCAGCAGCCTTGTTATTGTATTGCAAGCACACTGTGCACCACAGGTGCTGGGAACCCAACCTTATgctgattttccatttttcctggTCTTTTTGCAGTCCTGGAACAGAAGCtgtctgctgtgctgtttttcCTGCTCTATTTCTAGGCAGTTGGTGGccaagaggtgctccaggtggaGCAGGAAGGGAAGAGCCCCTTTGCTGCTCCATTTCCCGGGGAAGCTGCAATTGCTGTCTGCCTCTTACCATGTCAATTGGGCTCTACATCCTCAATGCTGAGGGCTTGACAGCAGCTCTGTACAGAGGTGTTCAAGGGAACGGACGAGAACTGCAGTGAGAAGCAGAGGGACAGCATTAGTGGAACACTGGCTGGAATGCTGGCCACATCACAGCCCCTTCTGTTGTGGCATCTCAGCGAGCCTCCCCCAGGGTCTCCCCCAGCCTGGCACTTCCAATAAACACAGTCTTGATCCCAAGACCACCAAATAAAACCTGTGGCTAGTAAACCAAGTGCTACCTGAGGaagcctcctctctcctgcccctgcGTAGGGCAGCTCCACGTGTCCCACAGTGGCCATGGGTGGCAAGGCTTGGCAGAGGATGTGCCCCAGCTCACCTGCTGGATTTCCTGCATTGCCAGGCGTATGGAAGAGTGGAGGCGAGGGAAGGCTCGTTGACTGCCTCTCTCCTGGACTGAACTTGCCTTTGTCCCACTCTTGTCAAGGCTCTGTTGGTTTTGGCAGTTATTGGTCCTCCTGAACCACACATGTCTGAGAACTGTGGCTGCTCCTGACTGCAGAGCAGATCTGCTGGTGGAAGGCCTGGAggggcagggctgctcctccGGAGGGGTCTCCCCCTCGGCTGCTGGCGGACCCAGCCTGAGGCACTCCAGATCTTCATAATCCAAACTCTCACTACTTTTCTGAGAGAGGGAAGAATGGATTCAGCAGTGGCTTGCAGACCCTCTGTACACCCCAAACAGCACAACAAAGAGAAATACTTAGCTGTGACCACTGCTGACATTCAGGGGACAGCGGAGTGTCATCCAACCACCAGGGCCTCTCCCCCACCCAGGAGACTTCCCAGTGCCCAGCCGGTGCAAGCAGAAGAGGCCAAGCTGTGTGGCCATAATGGGACACCCCCAATGGgaacacaaaagagaaatgctgcCACAGTGACTCTATCCGCTCAATGCACAGCCCAGGCCCCATCCCCTTTTCTGGCTGCAGATCCTCGACATTCACCTGCCCACAGGGAACAGTCAGGATCTCCATGAAGGGCTGGATGCCCACACTCTGGTGATACCGAACCAGTTCAGTGAGCGAGGTGTGAGCCCGGTCTTCCCCCAGGATGACATAGCGTGCATTGGGCTGCATCTCAATCATGTAGTGTCTGCAGCGGCCTTCACCCCTGGGGAGATGGACAGACAGAAATAGTCACTGCATGGGGCCACAACATCTCTCCAGGACCCAGTCATTGCTTTCTGCACTTGGGTCAAGAAGCCAGACATGGACAGGAGCCACAGTAACAAATACCACAAAGATTCAAGAGAGGCACAATGCTGGAGTGTCACATACTGTGATAGTAGGTGTTGGAGGAGCTGCAATTCCCCAAAGTCGGTGACAGGAGAACCCCAGCAGCCGGATCCAAACTCCAGCAGACTGTACTGCCTCCCATGCTGTTGTCCACATTAAAACTCTGCCCTACTCCTTGCCTGAGGCTGTACAAAGCCCATGCCCTTGTAGCACTCTGATTGCCTCTCCTCAGGCACTTCTCTAGACTCATCTCCTCTGCTCCAGTCATTGCTTCCTCCAAACTGGTTTGCCCACTCAGCCATACAGCACAGCCTAAGCTAAGATCTGCACCCTTGGAGCCGCAGCACCCCACCCACAGATGTAGTTTTTGGCAAGAGACAGACTGTGCAGTGTCCTGTCTGCTACTCCAAACTGTATGAGGCGTCCACAACAGGAGAGGCTGAGCATCATCCTCACTGGACTCCTCTGTGGGGGAGATTAACTCCTCCAGCCATGCATAGCTCAGTTTAGgaccttctttttccttctctgcaaagctcaTTACCTACCTGTATGTCAAGGTGTAGCCCGGTCGGCTCTGGCTGATCCGAACAAGGAAGCAACCCAAAGGCTTGTCAATCAGCAAGTTTTCAGCTTCCCTGGAAGCAGGAAAGACTTTCAGTGGACAACgagcagctgcctctgtgcaggGATTGCCATCCTATCTCACGTGCTACCATGGTAGTGCTCCCAGTCTGCAGGAAGGCCAGCATCTGCCCCCTGTGTTCCCAGCTAGAGGTTTCCAGACTCAGGCTTGCTGGTACAGTGAGGCATTAGCAGGCTGAGGAGGCACAATACTCTCAGCCAAAGCCTCTCTAAGCAGGGCTGCtccaaacctgctccagcagtcTGACTAGTGCAACAGCAACAGCTGCCTTCCAGGACAGAACACGTTACAAAGCATCACTGAGATGGAGAGGCTGTGCACATCTGCATTTCCTATGCTCTGGGGCTGACAGAAGAAATCAGGATGCCGTGGGGTAGTGGTGCTCAGCACAAGGTAAGCCCAGTGAGTGCCTTGGAAAAACACCAACTTGGATTACACCAGTCTGGTTCTCTAAACTTCCTGCTGGAAGGAGGTCTTCCCCCTCTCTGCCCAACAGACAAAGCACTGCTTTGTGCTTGTCATGTGCCTTGCTGCAGGCTAAAGGTGACTGCAGATCGCCAGTGCAATTTGGGGTTGCTCTGGCTGCTCTGTTACATGAGGCTGAGCTTACACTGCTCTTGGAGACTGAAATCCAGCAACAGGAAGCACCACTTAAAATCTTCAGTGTCTTTAGGAAGGATCTATGTCCTTCATTGTGAAGTGCTCATGGCTAGCCTATAGTTGAATTCAGACAGTTTTGTCTTCCAGGCACTAGTTCCTCTCCTGCATTCTTGGATCTGTAGACAAAAGCATTAATGCAGGTGGGGGCCTCAAtaattatcttaaaaaaagaaaaaaaaatgcagctatcAGGGAGCTGTCAGCTACTGTAGTGTCCTTTACTAAGCTAACATGCTGTATAATGTCTCTGAGTAATGTTCACACTGATAAGCTGACAAAATCCAGCAATTTACGATCTAATAAGACTGAAAGAGACCTGCAGctttaacagaaaaaagttacaaaCTGGAACAAGATGACAATAGTGTTCAAATGACGGGCACACTTGGCAGCAACGCCCACACACAAGTCCCACCAAATAAGGGATGCTAGCAGTTAGCAAGCATGCAGCACCATAGATTAATTTGCACACAGGGGAGACCATAGCCAGAAATTCTGGCATCTACATGCTAACCCCACTGTCTTGCTTGTATCTGATCACTGGCATAATCAGCACTTCTCTGATTATCACACTGCTTGGAAATTAGTGCTTGGCTCAGCCAAGAGAGTGCAGTGAGAGGCATACCCAGTAGCAGAATGTCAAGCACTTAAATAAAGATTTTCCCAAAAAAAAGCCCTTGAGAATTCACAGTCTCATAAACAACTCCACAAGAAGGCAGGGCTTTGTGGATGTCCTTCCCAGCCTAAAGGATGTAAATTCCACCTATGCTGCACACTCCTTAGATGGGCAGAGGTATCAACAAAAAGCCTTCCTTTTCCCATATCTGGGGGCTTTGAGGGAATCTTTCTATTGGGTAGTCACTAAAGCCTCTCTTaatacttattaaaataaatgtatactGAATTCTGTATTCTCCTGCTGTAAACTGAGGTCTCCTCCTGACCTAAACTGAGAGATATGAGAACAGTCATAATGAGTCAGACCAAAAATCCACCTTCATTCCATATCACGTCTCTGCAAATGGTCCACAACAGGGTAAATGCATGTGTGCATTTCCTCTCCAAGTACTTTCACAGCTTCCCTTCCCGGCACAGGATCTGTTCTTAGGAACCCACAGTGGACTTATTTCCTATGAGTTTCCACAGTCTTTCCCTGGACCCATGTAAAGTTTCAGCATTTGCATCCTGTGACAGGGAGCTCCAATCTTCCCCCTAAGGGTTTGAAGCTCACAACCTAAAAGTGAAAGGTTATGCAGGTCACTCCCGTTCCTTACAGAAGCAAATCCTGGAAAATGCAACCTATGCAGTCCTCCTAAGGACACAGCAGCTTCTGCCTGCCTGACACAGCCCAAGCTGCAGCCACTGTGTCCAGTGTACTCACCTCCGGCTGATCATGCCATGCAGCCAGCTAGGAAAGGCCCCATCATCCTGCATGACCTTCTGGGCCTGTGTCTCTTTGAACCAGCGGAGAGTTGCTCCTCTCTTGAGTTTCCTCATTTTTGCTTCTTCTCCAGTCTGTTCCTCTGTCCTCAGAAGAGGTCGAGGTGCAGAAGGATCCAGGAAGTTATCAAAAGGAGTGGACTGAAAGTGGGGAGAGGGTGAAAGTGGGCATGAAAGCAAGGTCAGAGGCAGAGGACCTTTGAAGGAATCACTTCGGTAGTGATCCTGTTCCTGAGTCCCTTAAGACAAGATCAGTTGCAAACTATCAAATGCTGCTTTCAGTTCCTCAAAGGTCCTGACCATGCGTTTTAACTAATCACAGTACGAAAGGACTCTCACTTCTAATAATGACAATGACACTGTTCTCCTGGGATCATGCAGGAGGCCATGTGCATGCAGAAGGTGGAAGGCGCAGGGAACCAGCACACCTGGCTAAGTGGCCCCAAGCAGAACCAATATCGCTACCTCTGTCAGTTTGCTGCGTGGCCGTGGCACTGGTGGCTGTGGTGGCTTATCAGGAGGATGGGGACCAGGCTGAGGGCGCCTCTTTCGTGGCATAGGGACTGGAAGGGAGATTCTTTctgcaacaaaaagaaagaaatagatgaaATTTAGCATCCAAAATCCGTGAGATCCATCCTCCACATGTCCAGGATAGGGATAGACTCTCCTGCACTGGGTGTGTGGGAAAGACACAGCTTGGCACTCCTCCCAACACAGCCAGGCAATTGATCTTCACcatgctgcttctgctccccACAGAGAAATCTGCACTTTCAAATGGCAGAAACATTGGCACCTCCCTGCCCACTGCATCAGTGGGGCCCCCAGCCCCCGGACAGCTGAGGGCAGGCCATCATCACCTGGAGCTTACAGCACTTTCAGGTGACCATCATATGAGTGGCCACGCAGGGGGGCAGTGGGAGTGGGAGCAACTCACTCTGGGCCTCTGCTTCCACCACCAGCTGTtggcttctttctctctctgcttcctcctgcagccGCTGTGCCTGAGCTCTCAGCTCAGCCACCAGTTTTAGGTAACTCTTCTTGCATCTGAATCCCCTGAAAACTGTTCAGAGAAAAGCTGTggttataaaaaaaatgttcatcaTGCCTTTGTCACTCCCTGGGGGAAGTGCACTGGGTGATATTCCTTCACCCAGTGCAAAGCCCTTAACACTCCAATTGCATTtataaaaagcaatgcaaactCTACTGTAAGCAGGCAGTCAAAGCCATGCAAGAACTGTCTTCTACTCTCTAAGCTGCCAGatcacagatttaaaaaaatcaaattacagaTCTAAGCTCTCATCTCTAATGCCAAGGCACAGGATACTAAAAAACAGTCTCACAGGAGGGCCTGTGTTAACCATCCATCTCCTTGGTACCCTTCAGACACCGTGAAGGAGATGGGATTTCCATGGTGTCAGCCCGCAGGGTAACCTTTCCCATGAAAAGCCATCACAGGGTTCATCAGGAGCATTAGAGACATTGCATTATCCCACCTACTCTACCAGGTACCAAAGCACATGAACTGAAAGCCGCACCCTCTCATTCCACGCTACGCGCACATCTTCCCCACAGAGGAGAACAAGGCACAGCATGTGACAGTTGGATGTTTGTCATACTGTACGGTGCATAGCTGGAAGCTGCTCAGATGCTTCAGCAGTGCAACAACCTATACAGAAGTACAACAGAGAGGGACCAAGCAGGGTGACAGTCTCCTCCCTCTGGTTGCACAGTCCTCCTGGAGCCTGTGCAGAGGGAAGTACCAAACTGCCCACAGTGCCTGCTCTGGAGAAACAGGCTGCCAGAGCAGACACtacaaggaaaggagaggaaagggaaagggggaaaggcGGGGGAAAGGCGGGGGAAAGGCGGGGGAAAGGCGGGGGAAAGGCGGGGGAAAGGCGGGGGAAAGGCGGGGGAAAGGCGGGGGAAAGGCGGGGGAAAGGCGGGGGAAAGGCGGGGGAAAGGCGGGGGAAAGGCGGGGGAAAGGCGGGGGAAAGGCGGGGGAAAGGCGGGGGAAAGGCGGGGGAAAGGCgggggaaagaagg
Encoded proteins:
- the LOC129199699 gene encoding uncharacterized protein LOC129199699, whose protein sequence is MPHVKAKVIPAVDDKFNSTRKQSAGAQFRHSLMVLMERMYSANPHFVRCIKPNSQKEPGVVDNQVVLQQLRYNGLLETIRIRRDGFSWRPSFEEFAERYGILLVKVDVSLTKESCLEILQSTELTGWICGKSRLFFKYWHQEQLAKYVERLERAAVVIQKVFRGFRCKKSYLKLVAELRAQAQRLQEEAERERSQQLVVEAEAQKRISLPVPMPRKRRPQPGPHPPDKPPQPPVPRPRSKLTESTPFDNFLDPSAPRPLLRTEEQTGEEAKMRKLKRGATLRWFKETQAQKVMQDDGAFPSWLHGMISRREAENLLIDKPLGCFLVRISQSRPGYTLTYRGEGRCRHYMIEMQPNARYVILGEDRAHTSLTELVRYHQSVGIQPFMEILTVPCGQKSSESLDYEDLECLRLGPPAAEGETPPEEQPCPSRPSTSRSALQSGAATVLRHVWFRRTNNCQNQQSLDKSGTKASSVQERGSQRAFPRLHSSIRLAMQEIQQFSSVPLNTSVQSCCQALSIEDVEPN